In one window of Macadamia integrifolia cultivar HAES 741 chromosome 2, SCU_Mint_v3, whole genome shotgun sequence DNA:
- the LOC122060984 gene encoding protein SYS1 homolog has translation MFYGALVWDPWLILSQIVCLQCLYYITLGLFMSILVGTRVSRMSLIYFFDYSTLTTSTVTGWCVIASFLLTALPGAFYVFHLVERAKKCLDFSATLYIVHVFICIIYGGWPSSITWWVVNGTGLAVMALLGEWLCIRRELREIPITRYRSNV, from the exons ATGTTCTATGGGGCGTTGGTATGGGATCCCTGGCTCATTCTCTCCCAGATTGTGTGCCTGCAATGTTTATACTATATTACGCTTGGCTTATTCATGTCGATTCTTGTTGGGACTCGTGTATCCCGGATGAGCCTTATATATTTCTTTGATTACTCGACTCTCACTACTTCTACAGTTACTGGTTGGTGTGTCATTGCTTCGTTTCTACTCACCGCGCTTCCAGG GGCTTTTTATGTATTTCATTTGGTTGAGAGAGCCAAAAAGTGCTTAGATTTTTCAGCCACCCTCTACATTGTCCATGTCTTCATATGCATCATATATGGAGGGTGGCCATCCTCAATTACATGGTGGGTTGTAAATGGTACTGGTCTTGCAGTCATGGCTTTGCTTGGTGAATGGTTGTGCATACGACGTGAGCTGCGGGAAATTCCCATAACACGATATCGCTCAA ATGTTTGA
- the LOC122060973 gene encoding probable sulfate transporter 3.4, whose amino-acid sequence MGVDPNRVVGQEASIINQTESLPPLEIHRVCLPPNTTAFQKLKHRLSEIFFPDDPLYRFKNQTLLRKFILGLQYLFPIFQWGPTYSFSLLKSDVISGLTIASLAIPQGISYAKLANLPPIIGLYSSFVPPLIYAILGSSRHLAVGPVSIASLVMGFMLEEAVPHAKDPVLHLQLAFSATFFAGLFQASLGLLRLGFIIDFLSKATLIGFMAAAAIIVSLQQLKGLLGIVHFTNKMQIIPVMSSVFHHTKEFSWQTIVMGLSFLVFLLLTRHISMRKPKLFWVAAAAPLTSVILSTLLVFFLREHVVNHISTIGNLIQGLNPPSANMLYFHGPHLALAIKTGIITGILSLTEGIAVGRTFASLRNCQVDGNKEMMAIGMMNMAGSCSSCYVTTGSFSRSAVNYNAGAQSAVSNIVMAATVLLTLLFLMPLFKYTPNVVLAAIIITAVIGLIDYHNALKLWKVDKLDFLACLCAFFGVLFISVQIGLAIAIGISIFKILLHVTRPNTVVLGNIPGTQIYQNLSRYGEAKRIPSFLILGIESPIYFVNSNYLQERILRCVREEEERIQVKKENSIKCIILDMAAVTAIDTSGLETINELKKTLEKRSIQLVLANPAAEVMEKLHRSNILESSFGKDGIYLTIGEAVAAISFSLNSQP is encoded by the exons ATGGGAGTGGACCCCAATAGAGTAGTAGGGCAGGAAGCCAGTATCATAAACCAGACTGAGTCTTTACCACCATTAGAGATACACAGAGTGTGTTTACCACCCAACACAACTGCTTTTCAGAAGCTTAAACATAGGCTTTCTGAGATCTTCTTCCCAGATGACCCTCTTTACAGATTCAAAAATCAGACACTCTTAAGGAAATTCATTCTGGGTCTCCAGTATCTTTTCCCCATATTTCAATGGGGTCCAACTTACAGTTTCAGCCTACTTAAGTCTGACGTCATATCTGGACTCACCATTGCAAGTTTGGCGATCCCACAG GGAATTAGTTATGCAAAGCTTGCAAATTTGCCTCCTATAATTGGGCTTT ACTCCAGCTTTGTTCCACCATTGATCTATGCTATTCTTGGAAGTTCCAGACATCTTGCTGTAGGTCCAGTCTCAATAGCATCTCTAGTCATGGGCTTCATGCTTGAAGAGGCAGTCCCTCATGCTAAAGATCCTGTTCTTCATCTTCAGTTGGCTTTCAGTGCCACCTTTTTTGCTGGTTTATTTCAGGCATCTCTAGGGCTACTTAG GTTGGGTTTTATCATTGATTTCCTCTCCAAGGCTACCCTGATTGGGTTCATGGCCGCGGCGGCGATCATAGTATCCTTGCAACAGCTGAAAGGGTTGCTTGGGATTGTTCACTTCACAAACAAGATGCAAATCATTCCTGTAATGTCTTCTGTTTTCCATCACACAAAGGAG TTTTCCTGGCAAACAATTGTGATGGGCTTGAGTTTCCTAGTCTTTCTTTTGCTAACAAGACATATT AGCATGAGGAAACCAAAGCTTTTCTGGGTCGCTGCAGCTGCTCCACTGACATCTGTTATTCTATCAACCCTTCTAGTCTTCTTCCTTAGAGAACATGTTGTTAATCACATCTCCACA ATTGGGAACTTAATCCAAGGTCTCAATCCACCTTCAGCAAACATGCTCTACTTCCATGGACCTCACCTAGCCCTTGCTATTAAAACAGGGATCATAACTGGAATCTTATCTCTCACT GAGGGAATTGCAGTGGGAAGGACATTTGCTTCTCTAAGAAATTGCCAAGTTGATGGGAACAAAGAAATGATGGCAATTGGCATGATGAACATGGCTGGTTCTTGCTCCTCATGTTATGTTACCACTG GATCCTTTTCTCGCTCTGCTGTAAACTATAATGCCGGGGCACAGTCGGCGGTTTCGAACATAGTAATGGCAGCAACAGTTCTACTGACACTACTGTTCCTCATGCCCCTGTTTAAGTATACTCCTAATGTAGTCTTAGCAGCAATAATCATAACAGCTGTGATTGGGTTGATCGACTACCATAATGCATTAAAATTGTGGAAGGTGGACAAGCTTGATTTCTTGGCCTGTCTTTGTGCCTTCTTTGGTGTTCTCTTTATCTCTGTGCAGATTGGTCTAGCAATAGCT ATCGGAATATCaatcttcaagattttattGCATGTGACGAGGCCAAACACGGTGGTTTTGGGGAACATTCCGGGCACCCAAATATACCAAAATCTAAGCCGTTATGGAGAGGCCAAGAGGATTCCCTCCTTCCTTATTCTTGGTATCGAATCACCGATCTATTTTGTGAATTCCAATTATCTCCAAGAAAG GATACTAAGATGTGTTCGAGAGGAGGAAGAACGAATCCAAGTAAAAAAGGAGAATTCCATCAAGTGCATAATTTTGGACATGGCAG ctgtGACAGCCATTGACACAAGTGGCCTGGAAACAATAAATGAACTCAAGAAGACACTGGAGAAACGGTCTATTCAG CTTGTGCTAGCGAATCCTGCCGCAGAAGTAATGGAAAAGCTCCATCGATCTAATATTTTAGAGTCTTCTTTTGGCAAGGATGGGATCTATCTAACTATTGGGGAAGCTGTTGCCGCCATATCTTTCTCACTCAATAGTCAGCCCTGA